ACTCCCTTGTTCCACGAACCCGGCCCGCGAATACAACGCCTGGGCACCGCGGTTGGAAGCAGTAACCAACAGCCAAAAACCCTGGAGATTGCGGGCCGCTCCCTCATTCAGTAGAGCTGCCAGCACCATCGTCCCGTATCCCCGCCTGCGGTGGGTGGCCGAGGTTGCCATGGCGTAGAGGCCTCCCCAGCCGTCCACCAGGGCGAGGCGTCCGACGGCGGCCGGTCCGCCGTCGTCGTCCCTCACCAGTGCGTACACAGACTCGCATCCGGTAAGAATGGCGCGGGCAACCTCCAGTTCCGCCTGGCCACCACGCCCATCCACGGACCACCACAAGCGAAGCCATTCATCGGTGGGCGCGTCCGAGAGTTCTACCCTCTGGGGCCGGTCATCCAAGGTTTCCAAGACGTCCATGCCCCGGACCATAATCAGGGTTTCCGACTGCCTGGTGAAGCGTTGCCCGTCCAGGACGGCGTTAAGGCCTGCACTGGCGTTAAGACCTGCACTACGGGAGTCATCGAATATCTGGAAAATGAGCGGGAGACGCCGCTGCCTGTACCAGGATGACGCCGAGCTGACTGACCGCTCCAGGTCCGGACTGCTTGCCAGGCCCGGACTGCTTCCCAGCTCCGGCGTGTCGGCCAGCATCCCCTGCAGGTTCCTCGGCCAAACGGAGTTCGCCCTCTGCGTGACCCCAGCGGACGCACGGAGCACCCACTCCCCCGCATTTCCCACGTCAAGGGCTTCGCGCTCTACGGCGGGCCACGCCTTATCCATGAGGGTTTCCAAGAATGCTTGTTCCAACATCGCGGCACCTTTCATGTGCAGGAACACCAAAGGCTCCCCACATCAGTGGGGAGCCTTTGGCTACCGTCTTATTCGGACTCGGTCTCCGGCTTGGCCGCAGGCTTGGTTTCCGGCTTGAAGTCCACGCCGGCTTCCTTTCGCTGCTGTGCCGTAATGGGTGCAGGAGCGGCGGTCAGCGGGTCAAAGCCATTGCCGGTCTTCGGGAAGGCAATGACGTCGCGGATGGACTCGACACCGGCGAGCAAAGCCACCACACGGTCCCAGCCAAGCGCGATTCCGCCGTGTGGCGGCGCGCCGTACTTGAAGCCCTCCAACAGGAAGCCGAACTTGGTCTCGGCGTCTTCCTTGTCCAGGCCCATGAGCTGGAAGACGCGTTCCTGGACTTCACGTTCGTGGATACGGATGGAGCCGCCACCGATTTCGTTGCCGTTGCACACGATGTCGTAGGCGTAGGAAAGTGCCGACTCAGGGTCCTTGTCAAAGGTGTCAAGGAACTCGGGCTTGGGAGAGGTGAAGGCGTGGTGCACAGCTGTCCACTGGCCAGCGCCGACAGCAACGTCACCGGAGGCGACTGCCGCGGAAGCGGGCTCGAACATCGGAGCGTCCACGATCCATACGAAGGCCCAGTCTTTGGGATCAATCAGGCCCGTGCGGTGGCCAATTTCAACACGTGCCGCGCCAAGGAGGGCCCGTGATGCGGACTTCTCGCCAGCGGCGAAGAAAATGCAGTCACCCGGCTTGGCACCAACAGCATCGGCCAGGCCGGCACGTTCTTCGTCGGTGAGGTTCTTGGCCACGGGGCCAGCGAGTTCGCCATCTTCCTTGTAAAGAACGTAGGCCAGCCCCTTTGCGCCACGCTGCTTGGCCCATTCCTGCCAGGCATCCAGGGCACGGCGCGCCTGGGAAGCGCCCCCGGGCATAACGACCGCGCCAACGTAAGGTGCCTTGAAAACGCCGAAGTTGGTGTCCTTGAAGAACTCAGTCAGCTCGGTGAGCTCCAGGCCGAAGCGCAGGTCCGGCTTGTCGGAACCATACTTTGCCATGGCGTCCAGGTACGTCATGCGTCGGATCGGGGTGGGGACCTCGACGTCGATCAGTTGCCACAGGGCCTTCACGATTGCTTCGCCAAGCTCGATGACATCGTCCTGGTCAACGAAGCTGGCCTCGATGTCCAGCTGGGTGAACTCCGGCTGGCGGTCCGCGCGGAAGTCTTCGTCACGGTAGCAGCGGGCGATCTGGTAGTACTTTTCGAATCCGCCCACCTGGAGCAGCTGCTTGAAAAGCTGCGGCGACTGCGGGAGCGCGTACCAAGAACCCGGGGCAAGCCGGGCGGGGACGACGAAGTCACGGGCGCCTTCCGGCGTCGAACGCGTCAACGTGGGTGTCTCAATCTCGACGTAGCCGCGCTGGTGCAACAACTCGCGGGCGATACGGTTTGCCTCGGAGCGGAGGCGGAGGTTGCGTGCAGGACCAGGGCGGCGAAGGTCAAGGTAGCGGTGCTTAAGGCGGGCTTCTTCGCCAACTTCCACATGCTCGTCGATCTGGAACGGCAGGGGTTCCGAAGTGTTCAGGATGATGACTTTGTCCGCCATGACCTCGATCTCGCCCGTAGCCAGCGCGGGGTTCTCATTGCCTTCAGGACGCTTGCTAACGGTGCCCGTAACCTGCAGGACGTACTCGTTCCGCAGGCCGTGGAAGACCTCTTCTTCACGGACAACCACCTGGGCGACACCGGAAGCGTCACGAAGGTCAACGAATGCAACGCCACCGTGATCACGGCGGCGGCCCACCCAGCCGGCCAGGGTAACGGTTTGTCCAATGTGCTCGGAGCGAAGTGATCCGAGGTCATGTGTGCGCAGCACAGCATTCCTTTCAGCATGAATTTTCAAGGGATCATTGCAAAGACGATCCCGTCCGAGTTTACCCGCCCCGGCCGCGGCTGAATCACCTGGCCTGGATCAGGCGGTGATGACCCGGACGTGCAGATCTTCCTCCGACGGCGACCAGCTGGCCGGGTCCGCGTCCACCTGCGCGCCGGACCGGATGTCCTTGACCTGGTGCTTGCCGTCATCGTCAGTGAACCAAACAAACGGAATTCCCCGACGATCCGCGAACTTGATCTGCTTGCCGAACTTTTCTGCCTTCGCAGCAACTTCAGTAGCAATACCGCGGCCGCGAAGCTGTGCCGCGACGTCCTGTGCTGCGGACCAACTGTCGTCGTTATTCAAAGCGACCAGGACAGCAGTCGGCACTGCCCTGGTAGCCGTGGCGAGTTCCTGGCTCAGGATCCGCGAGACAAGGCGGGTGACGCCGATGGACAAGCCGACGCCGGGGAACTTGCGGTTTCCCTTGCTGGCCAAGGCGTCGTACCGTCCGCCGGAACAAATCGAACCCAGTTGTTCATGGCCTACCAGGACAGTTTCGACGACGGTTCCCGTGTAGTAGTCCAGTCCACGGGCGATGCTGAGGTCAGCGACCACCTTGCCGGGTGCGCGCTGGACCGCAGCCTCAATGACCTGCTGGAGCTCGCTCAATCCTTCCTCGAGCAGGTCATCAGTCACCCCCAGGGCACGTACCTGGTCCACGAACGAGGTGTCCTCCGTGCGGATGGTAGCAAGCTTGAGCGCCAGTGCCGCCTGCTCATCCGAGGCGCCAAGCTCGCTCTTGAGCAGCTCAGCGACTTTGCCTTCGCCAACCTTTTCCAGTTTGTCGATGCTCCGCAGGACTCCGGCCGTATCGGTCAAGCCAATACCGCGGTAGAAGCCTTCAGCCAGCTTGCGGTTGTTGATCCGGAGGCGGAAGTCCGGAATCGGGAGGGCGCTCAGCGCCTCGGCGATGACCAACGCGATTTCGACGTCGTAGCGGAACGGCAACTCGCCATCGCCCACCACATCTATGTCTGCTTGGGTGAATTCGCGGGCGCGGCCTTCCTGCGGACGCTCGCCACGCCAGACCTTCTGGATCTGGTACCGGCGGAAGGGAAAGGCAAGATAACCCGCGTTTTCCACGACGTAGCGGGCG
This genomic stretch from Micrococcaceae bacterium Sec5.1 harbors:
- a CDS encoding GNAT family N-acetyltransferase; the encoded protein is MLEQAFLETLMDKAWPAVEREALDVGNAGEWVLRASAGVTQRANSVWPRNLQGMLADTPELGSSPGLASSPDLERSVSSASSWYRQRRLPLIFQIFDDSRSAGLNASAGLNAVLDGQRFTRQSETLIMVRGMDVLETLDDRPQRVELSDAPTDEWLRLWWSVDGRGGQAELEVARAILTGCESVYALVRDDDGGPAAVGRLALVDGWGGLYAMATSATHRRRGYGTMVLAALLNEGAARNLQGFWLLVTASNRGAQALYSRAGFVEQGSYLYRQAPLRRAPGGC
- the hisS gene encoding histidine--tRNA ligase; translated protein: MARTASLSGFPEWLPQERMVELHVLDTLRKTFELHGFSSIETRAVETVGQLLRKGEIDKEVYGLSRLQDDEDEASRSTTTDRADKADPNALALHFDLTVPFARYVVENAGYLAFPFRRYQIQKVWRGERPQEGRAREFTQADIDVVGDGELPFRYDVEIALVIAEALSALPIPDFRLRINNRKLAEGFYRGIGLTDTAGVLRSIDKLEKVGEGKVAELLKSELGASDEQAALALKLATIRTEDTSFVDQVRALGVTDDLLEEGLSELQQVIEAAVQRAPGKVVADLSIARGLDYYTGTVVETVLVGHEQLGSICSGGRYDALASKGNRKFPGVGLSIGVTRLVSRILSQELATATRAVPTAVLVALNNDDSWSAAQDVAAQLRGRGIATEVAAKAEKFGKQIKFADRRGIPFVWFTDDDGKHQVKDIRSGAQVDADPASWSPSEEDLHVRVITA
- the aspS gene encoding aspartate--tRNA ligase; the encoded protein is MLRTHDLGSLRSEHIGQTVTLAGWVGRRRDHGGVAFVDLRDASGVAQVVVREEEVFHGLRNEYVLQVTGTVSKRPEGNENPALATGEIEVMADKVIILNTSEPLPFQIDEHVEVGEEARLKHRYLDLRRPGPARNLRLRSEANRIARELLHQRGYVEIETPTLTRSTPEGARDFVVPARLAPGSWYALPQSPQLFKQLLQVGGFEKYYQIARCYRDEDFRADRQPEFTQLDIEASFVDQDDVIELGEAIVKALWQLIDVEVPTPIRRMTYLDAMAKYGSDKPDLRFGLELTELTEFFKDTNFGVFKAPYVGAVVMPGGASQARRALDAWQEWAKQRGAKGLAYVLYKEDGELAGPVAKNLTDEERAGLADAVGAKPGDCIFFAAGEKSASRALLGAARVEIGHRTGLIDPKDWAFVWIVDAPMFEPASAAVASGDVAVGAGQWTAVHHAFTSPKPEFLDTFDKDPESALSYAYDIVCNGNEIGGGSIRIHEREVQERVFQLMGLDKEDAETKFGFLLEGFKYGAPPHGGIALGWDRVVALLAGVESIRDVIAFPKTGNGFDPLTAAPAPITAQQRKEAGVDFKPETKPAAKPETESE